gatcccgtggagggcagcaggccaggcttcccgcCCTTCACTATTGCCTCGATTCACCAGTTGTTAATATTTTGCTGCaaatgctttctttccttctctggctttctctgtctctccccacttCTAAAGTAGCTGTATATATAAATTTCCgcgtacatatatataaatgtaaaataatgaacaTTTTCTCTTTAAACCGTTCAGGAGTTACTCCAGACATCGTCACACTTTTTGCCATAATACTAACAGTTTAGGGCGTTTCACTGTGGTAACAGTTAAACCTGAGACGTTTCCCCTAGAACCGTGTCTACAATTGCCCAAATCAGGACATTGAACACTGATACAGCAGTGTCATCGAATCTATAACCCATGTAAAGATTTCACAGGCTATTCCTATAATGTCCTCtataatttttgtctttctgacccagggccaCATGCTGCATTACTGGTCATGTCTTTAATCCAAGTGGTCCTCagttttcctctgtcttttatgGCAGCAACTTTTACAAAGGTCCAGGCCAGTAGTTTTGTTGATAATGCCTTCCGTGAAGAAATGCATTTCACATTATGACTCagcaaacgtgtgtgtgtgtttataaataaaatcaaggtTTGTGAGATAATATTCTCAATCCAGGCTTTGTACACAGGTctgctctgttttttaaaaaatcctggtGACAACCACGAGATCCCAGTTTGCCTATCCTGCTCCAGGGTTTCCTTCTAGACATGGAGTCATTAGACTGTAGGGTGTGAGCCAGTGTGGCTTTCTTTTCCCCAGACACGGCTGCAGTTctgtcttcatatatatatatttttgcttgcaccgggtcttagttgtggtgggtgggttctattaatagttccctgaccaggaactgaacccaggccccctgaattgggagcatggagtcttagcccctggaccaccagggaagtccctgcacttGTGTCTTATTGGTCAGGATGAGAGAAGTTATGCTTGGTAGTAAATGAGCCCAGAAATCTCAGCGGCTTCGCAGAACCAGTCTTACTCCTGACTCTTGCTACATGTCCAGCCGGTGCCTGGGGTACTTTGCACGCTCACTGGTGCTGACAGTGGCTCTCCATTTGTAACACGTGGCCTTGGCTGTAGCTgcccctgggggaaaaaaagactggaagacCACGTGGGCTTTGCCTGCCTGGTCCAGGAGTGATGTATGTATTTCTGCTTGGCTGTCAGTGAccagaggaggtgggggagccTGGCCAGTCCAGGGTGGGGACACGGAAGGCAGGCAATGCTGTTTCCACCACACCCCTCGCGGTGGTTGGAccacctccctctgcccccagTGGTGTTCATGTCCTTTCCCCACTCTCTTGCCAACACGAGTGTTCTTGAACTTCTGAACAGGTGATAAGTGGTGTCTCACGGTtactactctctctctctctcaagtgcAGCAATCCAGCTTCTACGGGTACACAGGGATGCTGCCCAAGAGGTACACGCAGGGGGTGATGACGGGGGAGAGTGAGTATCTGCAAACCCCAGGAGTGGGCGCTGGGCTTTCTGGGCTCTGAGACCCTCTCCCTGGGACTGAGGTGGGGCTCAGGAGCCCTGGGCACATGCGGCGGGAATGCCTGGCTGGAAGCAGGGGCAGGACTCCCAGACGAGGAATGTGGCTGTGAAGGGCATGGCCTCTTTGGTGTGCGGTCCTCTGGGATGTGAGGCACAGGTGGGTCTAGAGTGTCTCGGAGCGCCTGTGTGAGGCATGcgttttgtgtctgtgtgtgcatgcgtgcgcgCGTGTGTGCACGGTCAGCCCATCCACACATGTCATGTCAAGTGCCGTCCCTCAGCACCAGGCTCTCCTTGCAGCCCCAGACCCATGAGCCACCGCCACTTGGCATCTCAGACTCACTACCCCAAGCCCACCGTGTCATTTCCCACGGCCTCAGTGAGCTGCACCCCCACGCTCAAACCTGAAAGTTACTCAACACCCCATCCTTCTGCAAGTTGTGTGGGCCTGCCTGCCCTCCAGCTGATCCTGCCTCTCCAGCCCCCGGTCCAGGCAGCTGACCCCCTCATGCGGTGCCCCCCTTCCACACAACGTTAGTTCCACCCTCCATCCAGCCCCAAGCAGCAGGGGCCCCCAGGAAGGTACCTGGCCTGCTGTGACTCCCCACCCACCTGGTTCCAAGCCCACAACTTCCTTTCAGCTCCTCAAATAGAAACACGCAGAGTTCATGCCCTCTTCCCCTGCCTGTACCCCCAAATCCTGGTGTTCTTCTTTGCGACCTTGGGGTCTCTCCCCTCCAGCCTCCTAAGGAAAGGGCCTGTGTGCATCATCCCCACTGTGTCCTCAGGGCGGTACGGTGCTAGGCACACAACAGGCATTCCATCTACACTTCCAGTGGAGTGGGAGAGGGTGTGAGCAGGCGGCGGGCCGGGGAGGGGCGGTCTGCGTGGATGCGTCCTGTGGGCAAGTCTTAGGGCTGCGGGATAGCTTGTGGGACGGGGCCGAGAGGGAGGGCGGGGCCGAGAGGGAGGGCGGGGCCGAGAGGGAGGGCGGGGCCGAGAGGGAGGGCGGGGCCGAGAGGGAGGGCGGGGCCGAGAGGGAGGGCGGGGCCGAGAGGGAGGGCGGGGCCGAGAGGGAGGGCGGGGCCGAGAGGGAGGGCGGGGCCGAGAGGGAGGGCGGGGCCGAGAGGGAGGGCGGGGCGGGCGTCACGGCCCCTCCTCCTCAGGCACCGCAGGAGTGATGGTCTCGCTGAGCCGCATCCTCACCAAGCTGCTGCTGCCGGACGAGCGGGCCGGCACGCTCATCTTCTTCCTGGTCTCCGCGGGCCTGGAGCTGCTCTGCTTCCTGCTGCACCTGCTGGTGCGGGGCAGCCGCTTCGTGCTCTACCACACAGCAAGGCCCCGCCACTGCCGCCCGAGCCGCAGGGCCGGCTACCGCGTGCACCACGACGTGGCCGCCGAGGACGTGCACTTCGTAAGTCGCGAGGTCGGGGTCTGGGGGCCCTGGGCACGGCCGCCACCCTGTCCCAGCCGGGCCCTCCTTCCTGACGCGGACCACGGTTCCATCCCCCGGTGGCACACATGTCTGGGGCCTGAGCCCCCTCTGGATACGACAGCCCACCCCTGAGGCCTTAACACTCCCCCACGCCGGCTGTGATGGACCACACCTGCGGCCTGAGGTCCGTGCCGAGCTGTCCTGGGGGCTGGGGCGCGCTCTGGTGGCGGCAGGGCCGCCTAGCCCGCAGAGGGCCCAGGGATGGCAGGTGTGGGGGCTAGGCACAGGGGAGCCGGGGAGCCGCCtaggagaagggcagggcaaggGGAGCCAGAATGTTCTCAAAGGAGTTGTTCCAGCGAGTCGCCCTcgctgggccctgggctggggaCACGAGTGAGCCAGAGACCGGCCCACGGGAGGCCCCCGTGATGGTCAGGGAGGTTCCCCTGATGGCTCTGGGCTGAGACCTGACCCGTGCGGCCGGAAGGCcgttgggggtggaggggagcacAGGCCCAGAGGCTCGGCTGCGGGGACCCGCACGCAAGTCCCGGCCCCCACTCCGTCCTCCCTCCAGGAGCACCAGGGCCCAGCACTGGCCAACGGCGGGTCCCCGAAGGACAGCCCGGCCCACGAGGTGACGGGCGGGGGCGCCTACACGCGCTTCGACGTGCCTCGGCCAAGGATCAGGCGCAGCTGGCCCTCCTTCCGAGGTGGGCGGGCCTGGCCCGGCGTCGGGTCTGCGCGTGGGGCGGGGCGGCTGCTCCGACGGGCTGCTGGCAGGGGCTCCTGGGCTCGCCGCCCTCTGACCCCGCTGGCCGCCCACAGCCCTGCTCCTGCACCGCTACGTGGTGGCCCGCGTCATCTGGGCGGACATGCTGTCCATCGCTGTGACCTACTTCATCACGCTGTGCCTGTTCCCGGGTCTCGAGTCCGAGATCCGCCACTGCATCCTGGGCGAGTGGCTGCCCATCCTCCTGATGGCCGTGTTCAACCTCTCTGACTTCGTGGGCAAGGTGGGCCCCGCCCCAGCGGAGGGGAGGGCGCCCCCAGTTGAAGATGCATGTGGCTCCGGGTGGGGAGGGTTGGAGCCGAGCCATGGACCAGACCAGGGGCAAGAGGAGGGGCACCTGGCACTGGCCCCAGGCTCACTGGTGGAGGGGTCTCTGGTAGCACAGGTGTGGATGCAAGCAAGGGGGCAGGAGCACCCAGAACTGGCTAGCCTGTCATTGGGCTTTTCTAGAGGCAcacaaggctcagagagggaaagccACATGCCTGCGGTCACACAGCAGGGAGGTCTGAGAAACTCCAAGCCAAGCTTAGTTAGCGGGTCCAGCTGCCGCCGCTTCCTACAAGTTGACACAGGTGGGCCTGACTCTTTGGGCCGCCGTGTCCTTGTTTCTCAAATGGGGTCGTGAGCCTGCCCGGTGAGGGCGCTGTGAGGACTGATGCAGGACACGTGTCGTGTTTAGCTGGGTGCCAAGCACACCGCAAGGCCTGTGTGTCGCCACAGTGAGGGGTTTGGTCAGTTTTCGGGGGCAAAAACAGGAAAGGACAGGGACACGGCCTGAGCCGGGAGCGTCCAGGGACAGGAGTGGGTCTGGAGAGGCgagggcagaggctggggccCACAGGTCCATCTCCCTGCAGATCCTGGCGGCGCTGCCCATGGACTGGCGGGGCACCCACCTGCTGGCCTGCTCCTGCCTCCGCGTGGTCTTCATCCCCCTCTTCATCCTCTGCGTCTACCCCAGCGGCACACCCGCCCTCCGCCACCCGGCCTGGCCCTGTGTCCTCTCCCTCCTCATGGGCATCAGCAATGGCTACTTTGGCAGCGTGCCTATGATCCTGGCGGCGGGCAAAGTGGGCCCCAAGCAGCGGGAGCTGGCAGGTAAGGCCCCCCTCGGCCCACTTGCCTGTGAGACTGTCCACCACCAGGCAGGGAAATCCAGGCCCATAAAAGTCAAGGCCACACCGCAAGCAGCTGCGTTTGGGTCCCAGGGACAAGTCAGCTCAGAGCGTGTAGGTTGGGACGTTCATCAAGCCCTTCCTCATTCATCCCACGACAGCTCGGTGAGCCTCTGCCTCGAGGCAGGCACTGTCCTAGGCTCCAGGGACACAGCGACAGTATAAGCGGTCCCTGTGCTGATGGGGTTGACCATCCAGAGCTGACACGGCACACAAAGATGTGCTGTGCTGGAGGAATACAAAACAGCGATGGGATGGAGGAGTCGGGGTCGGGCCTCACTGTGGAAGCAGGGCAGTCTGGCAAGGCATCACTGGGGAGGCCGAGTGAACAgagccctggaggaaggcgtgaGGGGCCAGCCACGTGATGGTGCAAAGGAAGCGGCGGGACTAGAATGTGCAAAGGCCCCTGGGCAGAAGCAGCGTGGGCCAGGGAGGTGGTGAAGAggtgggaggagcctggaaggaagCCCTGGTTCCAGAATCTGTTTTGACTGTAGGGCCTGCAGGGCCAGCTGACTGGGAGATGGAGCATGAgaagggggcgggggcaggggtgtGGTCAAGAAGGACGCCCAAGTTTGGGCCTGTTGCCGAGGGCAGGAAGGCTGGACGGTTGTCAAGTGAGACAGAGGAGGGGCTGAGTGGGGAAGGGGCACTGGAGGTGGGTTCTGGTCAGGGTTACtgcgggaagcctggtgggcaccCCAGGTCGTCCTTGACAAGGTGAGAGGCTGGAGAGGAGGCGGCGCAGGCCAGGCTGGGCCGCCCAGCACGTTCTGTCAAGGTTGGGCAGCCCTTGGGCGGCAGGAGCTGGCCGTGGTCACCGCCTCACCCCCCGAGGAGCGGGGCTTCGGCTCCAGTGCAGGCTTGGCCCGCCGCCCCCCAGGGGCCCCGACCCCCGCCCGCTGAGTCCCGGTCCTGACCGCAGGGAACACCATGACCGTGTCCTACATGACGGGGCTGACGCTGGGCTCGGCCGTGGCCTACTGCACCTACAGCCTCACGCGGGACGCCCACCGGAGCTGCCTGCGCCCCTCCGCCGCCAACGCCTCCTTCCCTGCCGGCCTCTGAGCCCCGCCCAGGGAGGGCCGCcggggccccctccccacccctgcctgcagTGCCTGGGGGCGCCCAGCCGCCTCCCTGTGCGGAAACCACCACCTCCTGGCGCTCCGGCCCCAGGGCTCCGCCCCGCTCTCGGAGGCCTGGACGCGCCGCCCCGGATGCGGCTGTGCTCCGCGCTCCGTCTCACGCCTGCCCTCGCCCCCCGCCCGTGTCCGCCCGGCCCCGCTCTGTTGGGTCACTCACAGCCGTCCCCGCCCAGGAGAGCAGACCGCCAGCCCGTGTCCCCTCCTGGGTCCTCTCTGAGGGCCCCACGGCC
This portion of the Bos indicus x Bos taurus breed Angus x Brahman F1 hybrid chromosome 25, Bos_hybrid_MaternalHap_v2.0, whole genome shotgun sequence genome encodes:
- the SLC29A4 gene encoding equilibrative nucleoside transporter 4, with amino-acid sequence MGSVGSQRPREASVASMPHGGVVMSFSFDSGHLEEAVAGATQAQGGRTRGIPIFTDSEEPAPDDRYHAIYFAMLLAGVGFLLPYNSFITDVDYLHHKYPGTSIVFDMSLTYILVALVAVLLNNALVERLSLHTRITTGYLLALGPLLFISICDVWLQLFSRDQAYAINLAAVGTVAFGCTVQQSSFYGYTGMLPKRYTQGVMTGESTAGVMVSLSRILTKLLLPDERAGTLIFFLVSAGLELLCFLLHLLVRGSRFVLYHTARPRHCRPSRRAGYRVHHDVAAEDVHFEHQGPALANGGSPKDSPAHEVTGGGAYTRFDVPRPRIRRSWPSFRALLLHRYVVARVIWADMLSIAVTYFITLCLFPGLESEIRHCILGEWLPILLMAVFNLSDFVGKILAALPMDWRGTHLLACSCLRVVFIPLFILCVYPSGTPALRHPAWPCVLSLLMGISNGYFGSVPMILAAGKVGPKQRELAGNTMTVSYMTGLTLGSAVAYCTYSLTRDAHRSCLRPSAANASFPAGL